Sequence from the Stenotrophomonas sp. 364 genome:
TCGCCTAGGCATCGGCGCATGCAGCTGCGGCATCTGGCCTTTCTTACCCCCGGCAGCTACCGGCCCGACGATCCGCGCAGCGGCCTGGACGATGCGTTGGCGCTGATCGCCCTTGCCGAGGCGCTCGGCTACGACGGCGCGTGGGTGCGGCATCGGCACCTGGAGCCGGGCATCAGCTCGGCGGCGGTGTTCCTGGCGGCGGCCAGCCAGCACACCCGGCGTATCGAACTGGGCACGGCGGTGATCCAGCTCGGCTACGAAACGCCGTTCCGCCTGGCCGAGGATCTGTCACTGCTGGACGTACTGTCCGGCGGCCGCCTGCAGGTGGGCGTGAGCACCGGACCGCCGCCATTTGCGGACCTGGTGGGCCACCTGCTGTTCGATGGCGATCCAACGCGGATCGACTTCTCGCATGCGCGGGTGGGGCGTTTGATCGAGGCGCTGCACGGACATCCACTGGGCGACCCCGATACGCAGGTGGGCAACGCCGTCTCACAGTACCGCCCACGGCTGCAGCCGCATGCGCCCGGGCTGGCACGTCGGCTCTGGTACGGCGCCGGTTCGCTGACGTCGGCACGCTGGGCAGCCGGGCAGGGGCTATACCTGCTGCTGGGCAACGTGGCGCGCGCTGAATCCCATGCGGATTTCGTGAACACCCAACGCGAGCACCTGGCGGTGTACCGCAGCGGCCTGGCTGATAGCGCGACCTCACGCGTTGCCGCCGGGCGCGTGCTGGTGCCGCTGGACGGCGCCGACGCCGCCACCCGCCAGCGGCTGCTCGCGTTTGCCGCGCGACGCCACGCGCGCACGCTGGAACCGCAAGGGCCGCGGCGCACAGTGTTTGCCGCGGACGTGGTGGGCAGCGCTGCGCAGATCGTGGACCTGCTGCAGGCCGACCCGGTGCTGCAGCAGGTGGACGAGCTGCGCGTGGAACTGCCCTATGAACTGCCCGCCAGCGACTACCGGCGGATCCTGCAGATCGTGGCCGAACAGATTGCGCCGGCGCTGGGGTGGGCAGGGGCTACCGCTGCCCCACGCTTGCGTGCGGCCCCATAACCCCAGGCGCTTTGCATATGGCCAACGCGCATTTGCGTGGCCGGATCCGACCGCTGATTGTCGAGTTACGACGCAGGCCCACGCGGCCACGTCTCTAGCATCAAGGTTCCAACGGCGCGCTGCTGCCGGCCACGACGAGGAACGTATCCGTGTCTGCTTATCCCCCGAACAAACCCATCCTGTTCCTGCTCGACCGCGAATTCGAAGACGGCCAACTGCCGGGCCAGCGCTTCTTCTGCCGGCACAGCCTGCTGCTGGAAGGCGCGTTGTCGAGCATCGAGGGACTGGACGCGCAGCTGGATGTGCGCCGGATCGGATTTGCCCGGCCACGCCGCGAAGTGATCGCCGAGATCGGGGAACAGGACCAGTCGCTGCCCAAGCTGGTGCTGCCCCAGGGCGTGCAGTCGGCGCATGCCAGTGGCGCGCACGACGACCGCCAGTACATCTCCGGTGCCGAACCGATCCTGGCCGCACTGAACGGGTTGCTGGGCATTCCCGTGGCCCATCCCTGAGCAAGGAATACACGATGAGCTACCTGACCAGCGTGCTGGACAAAAGCCCGATCCGCGACGGCGGCACGCCCGAGCAGGCGCTGCGCGACAGCCTGCGCCTGGCCCAGCATGCCGAGCACCTCGGCTACCACCGGTACTGGTTCGCCGAACACCACGCCACCCCGCAGCTGGCCAGCCCCGCGCCGGAAGTGCTGGCGGCCTGGGTGCTGGCACAGACCGGGCGCATCCGCGTTGGCACGGGCGGGGTGATGCTGCGCCATTACGCGCCGTACAAGGTGGCCGAAACCTTCAACCTGCTGGCCAGCCTGGCCCCGGGCCGGGTGGACCTGGGCATCGGCAAGGCACCCGGTGGACTGCCGGCCTCCACGGCGGCGCTGGCGGCCGGACGTACGCCGGCCGGCGCGTTCGAGCAGCAGCTGCACGACCTGGAAGGCTTCCTGTCCAGCAGCCTGCCCGCCTTCCACCCGCATGCCGCCGCGCAGGCCCGGCCGCTGCCGCGCACGCCGCCGGAGCGCTTCCTGCTCGGTGCCAGCCCACAGAGCGCACGCCTGGCGGCCGAGCTCGGCTGGCGATTCGTCTATGCGGCGCATTTCGATGGCGACCCGCGCAGCATCGAAGCGGCCTTCAACGCCTACCGCGCGGTGTCCGCGCAGGCCCCGTTGCTGGCTACGGTGGCCTTCGCGGCGCCCACTGCCGAGGCGGCCGCACGCCATCTGGGCGCGTTGCGCATCTACAAGCTGCACCTGGGGCCGGGGCAGACCGTCAACCTGCCCAACCCGGAAGCGGCCGCCGAGTATGCGCGGCAGGTGGGCGTGGCCGACTACCGCATCGAAGAGACCCATCCCAGCGTGCTGTCGGGCGATGCACAGCATGTGCGCCGCGCGCTGGACGACCTGCACCAGCGCTTCGGCGTGGGCGAATTCATCCTGGATGCGCCGGTGGCCGACCTCGACGCACGCCTCACCTCACTCGAACTGCTGTCGCCCGCGCCCCGCGCGGCGGTGGCCTGATCCCCCAGGAGAACGCCATGAGCAAGACCTCGCGTCCCATTCCGTTCGGCATCATGCTGCAGGGCCCCGGCAGCCACATGCACGCCTGGAAGCATCCCTCCAACGTGGCCGATGCCAGCGTCAACCTGCAGTACTACATCGATGTGGCCCGCACCGCCGAAGACCACGGCATCGCGTTCGGCTTCGTTGCCGATGGTCTGTACATCAACGAGAAATCGATTCCGCATTTCCTCAACCGCTTCGAGCCGATCACGCTGCTGTCGGCGCTGGCCACGGCCACCACGAAGATCGGCCTGGCCGGCACCTTGTCCACCTCCTACAGCGACCCCTATACGGTGGCGCGGCAGTTCGCCTCGCTGGACCTGATCAGCGGCGGGCGCGCGGGCTGGAACGTGGTGACCTCGCCGCTGGAAGGCTCGGGGCGCAACTACGGCCGCCCGCATCCCGAGCATGCGCTGCGCTACCAGATCGCCGACGAATACCTGGAGGTGGTGCAGGGCCTCTGGGATTCCTGGGACGACGATGCCTTCGTGCGCGACCGCGACAGCGGCACCTTCTTCGCGCCCGGAAAATTCCGCCGGCTGGACCACAAGGGCCGGTTCTTCCAGGTGGAAGGGCCGCTCAACATCCAGCGCTCGCCACAGGGGCAACCGGTGATCTTCCAGGCCGGCGCGTCCGATGATGGCATCGCGCTGGCCGGCAAGTACGCCGATGCGGTGTTTACCCACGCGCCGTCGCTGGAAGAAACCCGCGCGTTTACCCAGAAGGTGAAGAACGCGGCGATCGCACACGGTCGCAGTGCCGCCGACGTGAAGATCTTTCCGGGCATCGGGCCGATCGTCGGCGCCACCGCGGAAGACGCCGAAGCCAAGTACCAGGCCATCGCCGCGCTGGCCGGGCTGGACGATGCACTGGCCTACCTGGGGCGCTTCTTTGACCACCACGATTTCACCCAGTACGACCCGGATGGCCCGTTCCCGGAACTGGGCGACATCGGCGCCAATTCCTTCCGTTCAACCACCGACAAGATCAAGCAGGACGCCCGCGCGCAGGGCCTGACCCTGCGCCAGGTGGCGTTGCAGGCGGTCAGCCCGCGCCCGAACTTCATCGGCACCGCCGAGCACGTGGCCGACGAGTTGATCCGCTGGTTCGAGGCCGGTGCCAGCGATGGCTTCATTCTCGGCTTCTCGGTACAGCGCGAGGGACTGGACGATTTCGTCAGCCACGTACTGCCGATCCTGCAGGCGCGGGGTTACCACCGTGGCACGTTGGAGGGTGGCACCTTGCGCGACCATCTTGGACTGCCGCGCAAGGCCAGCCGCCATGACAGCGACACCGCACTCGTGCGCAAGGCGGGCTGAAGGAGCATCACGATGACCATTCTGCACCGGCCCCCGGTTGATATCGTTCCCCTGCACGGCGGCGTGCTGCCCGCCATTGCAGCGCGCAACGCCGACGCCATCGCGATCCGCCACGACCTGCACCAGCACCCCGAGCTGGCCTTCGAAGAGCATCGCACCAGCGCCCGCGTGGCCGAGCTGCTGCAGCAGTGGGGCTATGCGGTGATCACCGGCGTTGGCGGTACCGGCGTGGTGGGCACGCTGCAGCGCGGGCAGGGCGGCCGTCGCCTGGGCCTGCGTGCCGACATCGACGCACTGCCGATCCACGAGGAATCCGGGCTGGGCTACGCCAGCCAGCGCCAGGGATTGATGCATGCCTGCGGGCACGATGGCCACACCGCCATCCTGCTCGCGGCCGCGCACTACCTGGCCCACCACGGGCGCTTCGACGGCACCCTGCAGCTGGTGTTCCAGCCGGCGGAAGAAACCGGTTCGGGCGCATCGAAGATGATCGCTGACGGCCTGTTCGAGCGCTTCCCGGTGGATGCGATTTACGGCCTGCACAACTGGCCCGGCGTGCCGGTGGGCCAGTTCGGGTTCGTCGACGGCCCGGCGATGGCGTCGGTGGACTGGGCGAAAGTGCGGGTGGTGGGCAAGGGCGGCCATGGTGCCGAACCGCAGGGCAGTGTCGACCCGATCCTGGCCGCCGCGCATATCGTGACCGCGCTGCAGAGCGTGGTGTCACGCAATGTCGATCCGCGCCAGATGGGCGTGGTCACGGTGGGCTCCATCCACGGCGGCAAGGCTGCCAACGTAATTCCCGATGCGGTCGAGCTGACCCTCACCGTGCGCGCCTACCTTCCCGAGGTGCGCGACACCCTGCGCCGCCGCGTCACCGAGATTGCCGAACACACCGCGGCCGCCTTCGGTGCGCGTGCCGAGGTCGCGTTCCCGCGTGGTTTTCCCAGCGTGATCAACCATCCCGAGCAGACCGCGTTCGTGCGCCAGGTGGCGCTGGACGCGTTCGGTGCGCAGCAGGTGGTGGACGGGTTCGCGCCGCGTACGGCCAGCGAGGATTTCGCCTTCCTGCTGCAGGCGAGGCCGGGCAGTTTCGTCTTCGTGGGCAACGGCGACAGTGCGCCGCTGCACAGCCCGCGCTACGTGTTCAACGATGCAGCCATCGCGCCGGCCGCCAGCCTGTGGGCGCGGCTGGCCGAGCGTTACCTGGTGGAGGATGCGGCATGAGCGACCTGTTCCTGTACACCTCGGTGCACGACCCGCTGGCCAGGCCGCTGTTCGATGGGCTGGAGCAGGAGTACGACAGCCGCTACGCGGACGTGCGTGGCCGTATCGGCGGCAGCGCCCGGGAAGAACTGGAGCGCTACCCGGCCGAGGCATTCGCTGCGCCGGTGGGGGCGTTCCTGCTGCTGCTGCGCGACGGCGTGGCCATCGCCGGCGGGGCGTTCATGCCGCACCGCGATGCCGACACCGCCGAGTTCAAGCGGATCTGGACGTTGCCGGGCCTGCGCCGCCAGGGCATCGCGCGACGCGTGCTGCAGGAGCTGGAGGACCAGGCCGTGCGGCAGGGCTACCGGCGCGTGTACCTGACCACCGGGTTCCGCCAGCCCGAAGCGGTGGGGCTGTACCTGGGCCATGGCTACCGCGCGCTGTTCGACCTGCACGCCGACCCGGAAACGGTGGCCCACCTGCCGTTCGAAAAGCACCTGCCGCTGCTGCATCCGGGCGCCAACGCCGCGCCGCCGTTGCGGCAGGGAGTCCACGCATGAGCACCCCGTCCAGCACGCTGCCGGGTATCGCCACACCCACCACGCCATCGCCTGCGCTGCGCATCGTGCCGGCACGGCATCCGCTGCAGCTGGCCGGTAGCGTGCTGGCGTTGGCCTTGATCCTGTTCGGCCTGCAGTCGGTGCTGGGCAACCCGCGCTGGGGCTGGGGCACGTTTGCCGAATGGTTCTTCGCCCGCCCGGTGCTGGAAGGGTTGGCCCGCACGTTGTGGCTGACCGCCCTGGGCACGGCGCTGGGCTTCGGCCTGGGCACCGTGCTGGCGCTGGCGCGGGTCTCCGGCTCGCCGCTGCTGGCGGCGGTGTCGTGGGGCTACGTGTGGCTGTTCCGCTCGATTCCATTGCTGGTGTTGTTGCTGCTGCTCAACAACCTGGGCTATCTGTACAGCACCATCGCGTTGGGCGTGCCG
This genomic interval carries:
- a CDS encoding LLM class flavin-dependent oxidoreductase, giving the protein MQLRHLAFLTPGSYRPDDPRSGLDDALALIALAEALGYDGAWVRHRHLEPGISSAAVFLAAASQHTRRIELGTAVIQLGYETPFRLAEDLSLLDVLSGGRLQVGVSTGPPPFADLVGHLLFDGDPTRIDFSHARVGRLIEALHGHPLGDPDTQVGNAVSQYRPRLQPHAPGLARRLWYGAGSLTSARWAAGQGLYLLLGNVARAESHADFVNTQREHLAVYRSGLADSATSRVAAGRVLVPLDGADAATRQRLLAFAARRHARTLEPQGPRRTVFAADVVGSAAQIVDLLQADPVLQQVDELRVELPYELPASDYRRILQIVAEQIAPALGWAGATAAPRLRAAP
- a CDS encoding DUF3088 family protein, which gives rise to MSAYPPNKPILFLLDREFEDGQLPGQRFFCRHSLLLEGALSSIEGLDAQLDVRRIGFARPRREVIAEIGEQDQSLPKLVLPQGVQSAHASGAHDDRQYISGAEPILAALNGLLGIPVAHP
- a CDS encoding MsnO8 family LLM class oxidoreductase, which encodes MSYLTSVLDKSPIRDGGTPEQALRDSLRLAQHAEHLGYHRYWFAEHHATPQLASPAPEVLAAWVLAQTGRIRVGTGGVMLRHYAPYKVAETFNLLASLAPGRVDLGIGKAPGGLPASTAALAAGRTPAGAFEQQLHDLEGFLSSSLPAFHPHAAAQARPLPRTPPERFLLGASPQSARLAAELGWRFVYAAHFDGDPRSIEAAFNAYRAVSAQAPLLATVAFAAPTAEAAARHLGALRIYKLHLGPGQTVNLPNPEAAAEYARQVGVADYRIEETHPSVLSGDAQHVRRALDDLHQRFGVGEFILDAPVADLDARLTSLELLSPAPRAAVA
- a CDS encoding LLM class flavin-dependent oxidoreductase, with translation MSKTSRPIPFGIMLQGPGSHMHAWKHPSNVADASVNLQYYIDVARTAEDHGIAFGFVADGLYINEKSIPHFLNRFEPITLLSALATATTKIGLAGTLSTSYSDPYTVARQFASLDLISGGRAGWNVVTSPLEGSGRNYGRPHPEHALRYQIADEYLEVVQGLWDSWDDDAFVRDRDSGTFFAPGKFRRLDHKGRFFQVEGPLNIQRSPQGQPVIFQAGASDDGIALAGKYADAVFTHAPSLEETRAFTQKVKNAAIAHGRSAADVKIFPGIGPIVGATAEDAEAKYQAIAALAGLDDALAYLGRFFDHHDFTQYDPDGPFPELGDIGANSFRSTTDKIKQDARAQGLTLRQVALQAVSPRPNFIGTAEHVADELIRWFEAGASDGFILGFSVQREGLDDFVSHVLPILQARGYHRGTLEGGTLRDHLGLPRKASRHDSDTALVRKAG
- a CDS encoding M20 aminoacylase family protein — its product is MTILHRPPVDIVPLHGGVLPAIAARNADAIAIRHDLHQHPELAFEEHRTSARVAELLQQWGYAVITGVGGTGVVGTLQRGQGGRRLGLRADIDALPIHEESGLGYASQRQGLMHACGHDGHTAILLAAAHYLAHHGRFDGTLQLVFQPAEETGSGASKMIADGLFERFPVDAIYGLHNWPGVPVGQFGFVDGPAMASVDWAKVRVVGKGGHGAEPQGSVDPILAAAHIVTALQSVVSRNVDPRQMGVVTVGSIHGGKAANVIPDAVELTLTVRAYLPEVRDTLRRRVTEIAEHTAAAFGARAEVAFPRGFPSVINHPEQTAFVRQVALDAFGAQQVVDGFAPRTASEDFAFLLQARPGSFVFVGNGDSAPLHSPRYVFNDAAIAPAASLWARLAERYLVEDAA
- a CDS encoding GNAT family N-acetyltransferase, which translates into the protein MSDLFLYTSVHDPLARPLFDGLEQEYDSRYADVRGRIGGSAREELERYPAEAFAAPVGAFLLLLRDGVAIAGGAFMPHRDADTAEFKRIWTLPGLRRQGIARRVLQELEDQAVRQGYRRVYLTTGFRQPEAVGLYLGHGYRALFDLHADPETVAHLPFEKHLPLLHPGANAAPPLRQGVHA